The following proteins are encoded in a genomic region of Nicotiana sylvestris chromosome 4, ASM39365v2, whole genome shotgun sequence:
- the LOC104241966 gene encoding protein TRIGALACTOSYLDIACYLGLYCEROL 5, chloroplastic, protein MVMTNFNGTGVGFGAGIGCGFGVGWGFGGMPLNFLGLGVGGGCGIGVGLGWGFGTAFGSQYRNSRVTFDGTDFVTKEHNEERDAKDLFKDTRKAQASQ, encoded by the exons ATGGTGATGACCAACTTCAATGGTACTGGTGTAGGTTTCG GTGCTGGCATTGGTTGCGGTTTTGGAGTAGGATGGGGATTCGGAG GCATGCCTTTGAATTTCTTGGGTCTTGGTGTAG GTGGCGGCTGTGGGATTGGAGTAGGCCTTGGATGGGGATTCGGCACTGCCTTTGGTAGCCAGTACAGGAATTCAAGAGTTACATTTGACGGCACGGATTTTGTTACTAAAGAGCACAATGAAGAAAGAGATGCAAAAGATCTATTCAAAGACACTCGAAAAGCTCAAGCTTCTCAGTAA